From Micromonospora echinospora, one genomic window encodes:
- a CDS encoding uracil-xanthine permease family protein, which yields MKGSAAMTPPPPPTTTTSRTPWRLHGDGRAVRPGDVVAPDERLSWPRTVGVGVQHVVAMFGATFTVPLITGFPPATTLFFSGLGTLLFLVITGNRLPSYLGSSFAFIAPVMAAKAGGDIGPALGGIVVAGAALALVGLVVQVAGTRWIDALMPPAVTGAIVALIGLNLAPVAWDGNGSGTGVKAQPLVAAVTLAAILLTTVAFRGFTGRLSILLGVVVGWLFAAATNGLDLATLTRLREAAWVGLPEFHAPSFSVQAAVLVIPVVLVLIAENAGHVKAVAAMTGRNLDRDMGRAFLGDGIATVLAGSAGGSGTTTYAENIGVMAATRVYSTAAYWVAGAAAVLLGLSPKFGALILTVPAGVLGGATTVLYGLIAVLGARIWIENRVDFHDPVNLFTAAVALIIGAADYTLTVGDLSFNGIALGTAAALVTYHVMRAVARLRSPRVPT from the coding sequence GTGAAGGGCAGTGCCGCCATGACCCCACCACCACCCCCCACCACGACGACGAGCCGGACACCCTGGCGGCTGCACGGCGACGGCCGGGCGGTACGCCCCGGCGACGTGGTCGCCCCGGACGAACGCCTCTCCTGGCCGCGCACCGTCGGGGTCGGCGTGCAGCACGTGGTGGCCATGTTCGGCGCCACCTTCACGGTGCCGCTGATCACCGGCTTCCCGCCGGCCACCACGCTGTTCTTCTCCGGGCTGGGCACCCTGCTGTTCCTGGTGATCACCGGCAACCGGCTGCCGTCGTACCTCGGCTCGTCGTTCGCCTTCATCGCACCGGTCATGGCGGCGAAGGCCGGTGGTGACATCGGTCCGGCGCTCGGCGGCATCGTGGTCGCCGGCGCGGCGCTGGCCCTGGTCGGCCTGGTCGTCCAGGTGGCCGGGACGCGGTGGATCGACGCGCTGATGCCTCCGGCGGTGACCGGCGCGATCGTCGCGCTGATCGGGCTCAACCTCGCTCCGGTGGCCTGGGACGGCAACGGCAGCGGCACCGGCGTCAAGGCGCAGCCGCTGGTCGCGGCGGTCACCCTGGCCGCCATCCTGCTCACCACGGTGGCCTTCCGGGGCTTCACGGGTCGGCTGTCGATCCTGCTCGGCGTGGTGGTCGGTTGGCTGTTCGCGGCCGCGACGAACGGGCTCGACCTGGCCACCCTCACCCGGCTGCGCGAGGCGGCCTGGGTGGGACTGCCCGAGTTCCACGCGCCCAGCTTCAGCGTCCAGGCGGCGGTGCTGGTCATCCCGGTGGTCCTGGTGCTGATCGCGGAGAACGCCGGCCACGTGAAGGCGGTGGCCGCGATGACCGGCCGCAACCTGGACCGGGACATGGGCCGGGCGTTCCTGGGTGACGGGATCGCCACCGTGCTCGCCGGCTCCGCCGGCGGCTCCGGCACCACCACGTACGCGGAGAACATCGGCGTGATGGCGGCGACCCGGGTCTACTCCACCGCCGCGTACTGGGTGGCCGGGGCGGCGGCGGTGCTGCTCGGGCTCAGCCCGAAGTTCGGGGCGTTGATCCTGACCGTGCCGGCGGGGGTGCTCGGCGGCGCGACCACCGTCCTGTACGGGCTGATCGCCGTCCTCGGCGCACGGATCTGGATCGAGAACCGGGTCGACTTCCACGACCCGGTGAACCTCTTCACCGCCGCGGTCGCCCTGATCATCGGAGCCGCCGACTACACCCTCACCGTCGGCGACCTGTCCTTCAACGGCATCGCCCTGGGCACCGCCGCCGCCCTGGTCACCTACCACGTCATGCGCGCCGTCGCGCGCCTGCGCTCCCCCCGCGTCCCGACCTGA
- a CDS encoding alpha-ketoglutarate-dependent dioxygenase AlkB — protein sequence MLDLTDSGPALEPLAGRVRRHELGRGAWVDHLPGWVQGSDPVLATLLREVPWRAERRRMYDAEVDVPRLLCWYAAGRPLPHPVLTEARAALNRHYAAELGEEFVTAGMCLYRSGRDSVAWHGDTIGRGAHADTMVAIVSFGTPRPLLLRPRGGGTGPRFPLGHGDLVVMGGSCQRTWEHAVPKTNRPVGPRVSVQFRPAGVA from the coding sequence ATGCTGGACCTCACCGACTCCGGCCCCGCTCTGGAGCCGCTGGCCGGGCGGGTGCGCCGGCACGAGCTGGGCCGGGGCGCCTGGGTCGACCACCTGCCCGGCTGGGTGCAGGGCTCCGACCCGGTCCTCGCCACGCTCCTGCGGGAGGTGCCCTGGCGGGCCGAGCGCCGCCGGATGTACGACGCCGAGGTCGACGTACCCCGGCTGCTCTGCTGGTACGCCGCCGGCCGCCCCCTGCCCCATCCCGTGCTGACCGAGGCCCGCGCGGCGCTCAACCGGCACTACGCCGCCGAACTCGGTGAGGAGTTCGTCACCGCCGGCATGTGCCTCTACCGGTCCGGCCGGGACAGCGTCGCCTGGCACGGCGACACCATCGGTCGGGGCGCGCACGCGGACACCATGGTGGCGATCGTCTCGTTCGGCACGCCCCGCCCGCTGCTGCTGCGCCCGCGCGGCGGCGGGACCGGCCCGCGCTTCCCGCTCGGCCACGGCGACCTGGTCGTCATGGGCGGCTCCTGCCAGCGCACCTGGGAACACGCCGTCCCGAAGACCAACCGCCCGGTCGGCCCCCGGGTCAGCGTGCAGTTCCGTCCCGCCGGCGTCGCCTGA
- a CDS encoding DinB family protein, with translation MTVTDLPTTGERADLLQSLALHRGFLRHTVQGLTDEQAARRTTVSELCLGGLIKHVAGVEERWLRFVIEGPAAMHADPDSWTDQFRMSAGETLTGLLDRYADVAQRTDELVATLDLDVTRPLPSAPWFPPGARWSVRRVLLHVIAETAQHAGHADIIREALDGQRTMG, from the coding sequence GTGACCGTTACCGACCTACCGACGACCGGGGAACGCGCCGACCTGCTCCAGTCGCTGGCCCTGCACCGCGGGTTCCTCCGGCACACGGTGCAGGGGCTCACCGACGAGCAGGCAGCCCGGCGCACCACGGTCAGCGAGCTGTGCCTCGGCGGCCTGATCAAGCACGTCGCCGGGGTCGAGGAGAGGTGGCTGCGCTTCGTGATCGAGGGGCCCGCCGCCATGCATGCCGACCCGGACTCCTGGACGGACCAGTTCCGCATGTCCGCCGGGGAGACACTGACCGGTCTCCTCGACCGGTACGCCGACGTGGCGCAGCGCACCGACGAGCTGGTGGCCACCCTCGACCTCGACGTGACCCGTCCGCTGCCGTCGGCCCCCTGGTTTCCTCCGGGTGCCCGCTGGTCGGTGCGCCGGGTGCTGCTGCACGTCATCGCCGAGACGGCCCAGCACGCCGGGCACGCCGACATCATCCGGGAGGCGCTCGACGGACAACGGACCATGGGCTGA
- a CDS encoding DNA topoisomerase (ATP-hydrolyzing) subunit A — protein MARRKETRDKVDLSAFDRAGARVFDNPLVTEVSDSYLEYAFSVIHSRALPDARDGLKPVHRRILYSMHESGFRPDRAHVKSARVVGDVMGRYHPHGDTAIYDAMVRLAQDFSLNVPLIDGHGNFGSPDDGPAAARYTEARMSREAMLLVGELGEETVDVEPNYDGSLTQPTVLPAAFPNLLVNGASGIAVGMATNMIPHNLGEVVAAARWLIRHPDATLDKLMEFVPGPDLPTGGLLLGLDEVRRAYETGRGVVRMRGRVEIGPVEGSRGRQAITVVELPYGVGAEKVIAAITNEVTKTKRLTGIADVKDLTDRESGTRLVVECKVGVNPQALLADLYRLTPLEQSFGVNNLVLVDGQPRTLGLKALLEVFLAHRYDVVTRRTSYRRRRREERLHLVDGLLVALLDIDRVVRLIRESEDAQAAKDGLMSRFGLSEIQATYILDTPLRRLTKYDRLELEAEQEKLRGEIAELSRILDDEKVLKKLVSDELGAVAKQFSSPRRTTLVDGDLKEVLAASVPAGPLEVADDPCQVILSATGLIARTAAESEEAAEGRGRRGRVKHDAVRALVHSTARGRVLVVTSAGRAFKVDVLPLPVLPQQSGTVSLSGGMSVTELVPLEPGESVVTLAPLGPTAEGSPGLALGTRQGVVKVCAPEWPVRSDEFEVISLREGDEVVGGTWLTDGAETLTFVTSEASLLRFAAGLVRPQGIRGGGMAGINLPDGARVVFFGAVRTDDPVHGEPMVVTSTGATVKVTPFAAYPAKGRATGGVRAQRLLKGETDLVVAWVGARPVGSTATGEPVELPAEDPRRDGSGFAVMLGPTLLGHHQTRE, from the coding sequence ATGGCACGCCGTAAGGAAACCCGCGACAAGGTCGACCTGTCCGCGTTCGACCGGGCCGGTGCACGGGTCTTCGACAACCCGCTGGTCACCGAGGTCTCCGACTCCTACCTGGAGTACGCGTTCTCGGTCATCCACTCCCGTGCCCTGCCAGACGCCCGGGACGGCCTGAAGCCGGTGCACCGCCGCATCCTCTACTCCATGCACGAGTCCGGGTTCCGCCCGGACCGGGCGCACGTGAAGTCCGCCCGCGTGGTCGGCGACGTGATGGGGCGCTACCACCCGCACGGCGACACCGCGATCTACGACGCGATGGTCCGGCTCGCCCAGGACTTCTCGCTCAACGTCCCGCTCATCGACGGGCACGGCAACTTCGGCTCCCCGGACGACGGCCCGGCCGCGGCGCGCTACACCGAGGCCCGGATGTCCCGGGAGGCGATGCTGCTCGTCGGCGAGCTGGGCGAGGAGACCGTCGACGTCGAGCCGAACTACGACGGCTCGCTGACCCAGCCCACCGTGCTGCCGGCCGCCTTCCCGAACCTGCTGGTCAACGGCGCGTCCGGGATCGCCGTCGGGATGGCCACCAACATGATCCCGCACAACCTCGGCGAGGTGGTCGCGGCGGCCCGCTGGCTGATCCGGCACCCGGACGCCACCCTCGACAAGCTGATGGAGTTCGTCCCCGGCCCGGACCTGCCCACCGGCGGCCTGCTGCTCGGCCTGGACGAGGTCCGCCGGGCCTACGAGACCGGCCGGGGCGTGGTGCGGATGCGCGGCCGGGTGGAGATCGGCCCGGTGGAGGGCAGTCGGGGCCGGCAGGCGATCACCGTGGTCGAGTTGCCGTACGGCGTCGGCGCGGAGAAGGTCATCGCGGCGATCACCAACGAGGTGACGAAGACCAAGCGGCTGACCGGCATCGCCGACGTCAAGGACCTCACCGACCGGGAGAGCGGCACCCGGCTGGTCGTCGAGTGCAAGGTCGGGGTCAACCCGCAGGCGCTCCTGGCCGACCTCTACCGGCTCACCCCGCTGGAGCAGTCCTTCGGCGTCAACAACCTCGTCCTGGTCGACGGGCAGCCGCGCACCCTGGGGCTCAAGGCCCTGCTGGAGGTCTTCCTCGCCCACCGGTACGACGTGGTGACCCGACGCACCTCGTACCGGCGGCGTCGGCGGGAGGAGCGGCTGCACCTGGTCGACGGCCTGCTCGTCGCGCTGCTCGACATCGACCGGGTGGTCCGGCTCATCCGGGAGAGCGAGGACGCCCAGGCCGCCAAGGACGGCCTGATGAGCCGGTTCGGCCTCTCCGAGATCCAGGCCACCTACATCCTGGACACCCCGCTGCGCCGGTTGACGAAGTACGACCGGCTGGAGCTGGAGGCCGAGCAGGAGAAGCTGCGCGGTGAGATCGCCGAGCTGTCCCGGATCCTCGACGACGAGAAGGTGCTGAAGAAGCTGGTCTCCGACGAACTGGGCGCGGTGGCGAAGCAGTTCAGCAGTCCCCGCCGGACCACCCTGGTCGACGGTGACCTGAAGGAGGTGCTGGCGGCGTCCGTGCCGGCCGGGCCGCTGGAGGTCGCCGACGACCCGTGCCAGGTGATCCTCTCCGCCACCGGGCTGATCGCCCGGACCGCGGCCGAGTCGGAGGAGGCCGCCGAGGGGCGCGGCCGGCGCGGCCGGGTCAAGCACGACGCGGTACGCGCGCTGGTGCACTCCACCGCCCGGGGCCGGGTGCTCGTGGTAACCAGCGCCGGGCGGGCGTTCAAGGTCGACGTGCTGCCGCTGCCCGTCCTGCCGCAGCAGTCCGGCACGGTGTCGCTCAGCGGCGGGATGTCCGTCACCGAGCTGGTGCCGCTGGAGCCGGGGGAGTCCGTGGTCACGCTGGCCCCGCTCGGTCCGACCGCCGAGGGGTCGCCGGGCCTGGCCCTGGGCACCCGGCAGGGCGTGGTCAAGGTCTGCGCGCCGGAGTGGCCGGTCCGCTCGGACGAGTTCGAGGTGATCTCCCTGCGCGAGGGGGACGAGGTGGTCGGGGGAACCTGGCTCACCGACGGGGCGGAGACGCTGACCTTCGTCACCTCGGAGGCGTCGTTGCTGCGCTTCGCCGCCGGCCTGGTCCGGCCGCAGGGCATCCGGGGCGGCGGCATGGCCGGCATCAACCTGCCGGACGGGGCACGGGTGGTCTTCTTCGGCGCGGTGCGCACCGACGACCCGGTGCACGGGGAGCCGATGGTGGTCACCTCGACCGGTGCCACGGTCAAGGTGACGCCGTTCGCGGCGTACCCGGCCAAGGGACGGGCGACCGGCGGGGTGCGTGCCCAGCGTCTCCTGAAGGGGGAGACGGACCTGGTCGTGGCCTGGGTCGGCGCCCGGCCGGTGGGTTCCACCGCCACCGGGGAGCCGGTCGAACTGCCGGCGGAGGATCCGCGCCGGGACGGGTCCGGCTTCGCGGTGATGCTCGGTCCCACCCTGCTGGGCCACCACCAGACCCGCGAGTGA
- a CDS encoding glycosyltransferase codes for MRIAMISEHASPLAVPAEPDVGGQHTHVAELATALVGAGHDVRVYTRRDSTAMPDAVPTGDGYLVCHVPAGPPERLPRDELLPYLGEFGRWLAGAWRDGDWAPDVAHAHFWMSGLATLHAARRTGVPVVQTYHGLGTVARRQLGNQDTSPPGRIGYERAIGRAVDRVVVQCQDEVAELLRLGVPRSRMTLVPTGVDEELFGPEGPVVPRDPARPRILTAGPLVAAQGLPDVVRALPGVPDAECVVVGGPPADLLPSDGTARRLLALATACGVAERVRLVGAVPRTELGRWYRSADILVAAPWYGPSGLTPLEGMACGVPVIGTTVGGITDTVVDGLTGDLVPPRDPRALGTAVRRLLRDNVRRFSYATAALDRIRSRYSWKRAVEQLGAVYETVAGIGRAAPAVA; via the coding sequence ATGCGCATCGCGATGATCTCGGAGCACGCCAGCCCGCTCGCCGTACCGGCCGAGCCGGACGTCGGTGGCCAGCACACGCACGTCGCGGAGCTGGCCACCGCCCTCGTCGGCGCGGGCCACGACGTGCGCGTCTACACCCGCCGGGACTCCACCGCGATGCCCGACGCCGTGCCCACCGGGGACGGCTACCTGGTCTGTCACGTGCCCGCCGGCCCGCCCGAGCGGCTGCCCCGGGACGAGCTGCTCCCCTACCTCGGCGAGTTCGGGCGCTGGCTCGCCGGAGCGTGGCGGGACGGTGACTGGGCACCCGACGTCGCCCACGCGCACTTCTGGATGAGCGGCCTGGCCACCCTGCACGCCGCCCGCCGGACCGGGGTGCCGGTCGTGCAGACGTACCACGGGCTCGGCACGGTGGCCCGGCGGCAGCTCGGCAACCAGGACACCAGCCCACCGGGGCGGATCGGCTACGAACGGGCCATCGGCCGGGCCGTCGACCGGGTGGTCGTGCAGTGCCAGGACGAGGTCGCCGAACTGCTCCGGCTGGGGGTGCCCCGCTCCCGGATGACCCTGGTCCCCACCGGGGTCGACGAGGAACTGTTCGGCCCCGAGGGACCGGTCGTGCCCCGGGATCCGGCCCGGCCCCGGATCCTCACCGCCGGCCCGCTGGTCGCCGCGCAGGGTCTGCCGGACGTGGTCCGGGCGCTGCCCGGTGTGCCGGACGCGGAGTGCGTCGTGGTCGGTGGTCCCCCCGCCGACCTGCTGCCCAGCGACGGCACGGCGCGCCGGCTGCTGGCTCTCGCCACGGCCTGCGGCGTGGCCGAGCGGGTCCGCCTCGTCGGCGCGGTGCCCCGTACGGAGCTGGGCCGGTGGTACCGCTCCGCCGACATCCTCGTCGCCGCCCCCTGGTACGGACCGTCCGGCCTCACGCCCCTGGAGGGCATGGCCTGCGGGGTGCCCGTGATCGGCACCACCGTCGGCGGGATCACCGACACCGTGGTCGACGGGCTCACCGGTGACCTCGTCCCGCCGCGCGACCCCCGGGCCCTCGGGACGGCGGTCCGCCGGCTGCTGCGCGACAACGTCCGCCGCTTCTCGTACGCCACCGCGGCGCTGGACCGGATCCGCAGCCGGTACTCCTGGAAGCGGGCCGTGGAACAGCTCGGGGCGGTGTACGAGACGGTCGCCGGCATCGGTCGGGCGGCCCCGGCGGTCGCCTGA
- a CDS encoding Pr6Pr family membrane protein, with the protein MTLRRGSAAMVLRLLVVLSVLAGIVLTAAGPATVTGLLPYFTIQSNIAVGLLAGYAVARARQGRPDPPSALRGAVTLYITITGVVYHLVLANPASPFAMAQPDRSLADAVGNQFLHTVVPLLAVADWAFFDRRGRLRPRYAVWWLAFPLAYLAFALVRGALVDSYPYPFVDAGQLGYTGVTTSAVGFAVAFWLLGLVFVGVDRGLARRARPPASVAPPPRAAPPNSTGTTETAGTAGTAGS; encoded by the coding sequence ATGACTCTGCGGCGTGGATCGGCGGCGATGGTCCTCCGACTGCTGGTCGTCCTCAGCGTGCTGGCCGGGATCGTGCTCACCGCCGCCGGTCCGGCCACGGTGACCGGGCTGCTGCCGTACTTCACCATCCAGAGCAACATCGCGGTCGGACTGCTCGCCGGGTACGCCGTCGCGCGGGCCCGGCAGGGGCGACCCGACCCGCCGTCGGCCCTCCGGGGCGCGGTCACCCTCTACATCACCATCACCGGGGTGGTCTACCACCTGGTGCTGGCCAACCCGGCGAGCCCGTTCGCGATGGCGCAGCCGGACCGTAGCCTGGCCGACGCGGTCGGCAACCAGTTCCTGCACACCGTGGTCCCGTTGCTCGCGGTGGCCGACTGGGCGTTCTTCGACCGCCGGGGCCGGCTGCGCCCCCGGTACGCGGTCTGGTGGCTTGCCTTCCCGCTGGCCTACCTGGCGTTCGCGCTGGTCAGAGGGGCACTGGTGGATTCCTACCCGTACCCGTTCGTGGACGCCGGCCAGCTCGGCTACACCGGGGTGACGACGAGCGCGGTGGGCTTCGCCGTGGCGTTCTGGCTGCTCGGCCTGGTCTTCGTCGGGGTGGACCGGGGCCTTGCCCGGCGCGCACGGCCGCCAGCGTCGGTCGCCCCGCCGCCACGGGCGGCACCACCGAATTCGACCGGGACGACCGAAACAGCCGGGACGGCGGGAACGGCCGGGAGCTGA
- a CDS encoding RrF2 family transcriptional regulator has protein sequence MKLNRSTDMALRIAMLTAASPGRTTVDELAVQLALPRNHVAKVVQRLQRLGVLVTIRGRAGGVVFAEEATALTVGAMVRAFEGDDEVVDCDRPACPLRPACRLRGELRRAQDAFLGVLDQVRLGDLVAGSAGPVLLTLGGRPL, from the coding sequence GTGAAGCTCAACCGGTCCACCGACATGGCGCTGCGGATCGCCATGCTGACCGCCGCGTCACCGGGCCGGACGACCGTGGACGAGCTGGCCGTCCAGCTCGCCCTGCCCCGCAACCACGTGGCGAAGGTCGTCCAACGCCTCCAGCGGCTCGGTGTGCTGGTCACCATCCGGGGACGCGCCGGCGGGGTGGTCTTCGCCGAGGAGGCGACCGCGCTGACCGTCGGCGCGATGGTCCGGGCGTTCGAGGGCGACGACGAGGTGGTGGACTGCGACCGCCCGGCCTGTCCGCTGCGGCCCGCGTGTCGCCTGCGCGGCGAGCTGCGCCGCGCGCAGGACGCGTTCCTCGGCGTGCTCGACCAGGTCCGCCTCGGTGACCTGGTGGCCGGCTCGGCCGGCCCGGTGCTGCTCACCCTCGGTGGCCGGCCGCTCTGA
- a CDS encoding acyltransferase family protein produces the protein MTSLTPTPGADRSLSRLPSLTGLRWIAAMLVFGFHVGTMRIIVEPEFKAVVDQLFTLGLSGVQFFFVLSGFVLVWSAREQDTKWAFWRRRLAKIYPNHLLMWAVVLLVGLWFADPVNPSAAVQNLLLVQAWNPTPGYFYSVNTVSWSLSCELFFYFCLPFVLPALRRTPSVALWAVVVAVPLVILALWPGQLLVPEESRWWFTQIFPLVRSTEFWMGVAAAELMRRGHWRGPGLPLASLIFVVTWAVAGEWIRAEFWAALLSAAYILVITSAARADVRGLPSPWRSRPLVWLGEVSFAFYLVHVFVMVTILRLTGDHGVGFTGWRGPLVAVGFLLLNLLLAWLLYRWVETPMMRLLAPSRKRAPTGSPATTADGPSATGGRPATVAPRQRAAGVDREGHADVPPGDQAGESDPAGIDAGARRPG, from the coding sequence ATGACCAGCCTCACCCCGACGCCCGGGGCCGACCGGTCCCTGTCCCGCCTGCCGTCCCTGACCGGACTGCGGTGGATCGCGGCGATGCTGGTCTTCGGCTTCCACGTCGGGACGATGCGGATCATCGTCGAGCCGGAGTTCAAGGCCGTGGTGGACCAGTTGTTCACCCTGGGTCTCTCCGGGGTGCAGTTCTTCTTCGTGCTCAGCGGGTTCGTGCTGGTCTGGTCGGCCCGTGAGCAGGACACGAAGTGGGCGTTCTGGCGCCGCCGGCTGGCCAAGATCTACCCGAACCACCTGCTGATGTGGGCGGTGGTGCTGCTGGTCGGGCTCTGGTTCGCCGACCCGGTGAACCCCTCGGCGGCGGTGCAGAACCTCCTGCTCGTGCAGGCCTGGAACCCGACTCCCGGCTACTTCTACAGTGTCAACACGGTGAGCTGGTCGCTCTCCTGCGAACTGTTCTTCTACTTCTGTCTGCCGTTCGTGCTGCCGGCGCTGCGCCGGACGCCGTCGGTGGCGCTCTGGGCCGTGGTCGTGGCGGTGCCGCTGGTGATCCTCGCGCTCTGGCCGGGGCAGCTCCTGGTGCCGGAGGAGAGCCGGTGGTGGTTCACCCAGATCTTCCCGCTGGTGCGTTCCACCGAGTTCTGGATGGGCGTCGCCGCGGCCGAGTTGATGCGGCGCGGCCACTGGCGCGGCCCCGGCCTGCCGCTGGCCAGCCTGATCTTCGTGGTCACCTGGGCGGTGGCCGGTGAGTGGATCCGCGCCGAGTTCTGGGCGGCGCTGCTGTCGGCCGCGTACATCCTGGTGATCACCTCGGCGGCCCGGGCCGACGTGCGGGGCCTGCCCTCGCCGTGGCGCTCCCGGCCGCTGGTCTGGCTCGGCGAGGTCTCCTTCGCCTTCTACCTGGTGCACGTCTTCGTGATGGTCACCATCCTCCGGCTCACCGGCGACCACGGCGTGGGCTTCACCGGCTGGAGGGGGCCACTGGTGGCGGTCGGCTTCCTGCTGCTGAACCTCCTGCTGGCCTGGCTGCTGTACCGGTGGGTGGAGACCCCGATGATGCGGCTGCTCGCCCCCAGCCGGAAGCGCGCCCCCACCGGGAGCCCCGCGACGACGGCCGACGGGCCGTCCGCGACCGGGGGACGGCCGGCGACCGTCGCGCCCCGGCAGCGGGCCGCCGGCGTCGACCGGGAGGGACACGCCGACGTCCCGCCCGGTGACCAGGCCGGGGAATCCGACCCGGCCGGCATCGACGCGGGTGCCCGACGACCGGGGTAA
- a CDS encoding DUF72 domain-containing protein: MGVIRVGTSSWADQMLLRSGWYPRTARTPAARLGHYAGQFGLVEVDTSYYAVPTPETAEGWAAATPDGFIFDVKAFSLFTGHPTPVSVLPRDLRPAGTRRRVQRRDLSDEAYDELWGRFHAALAPLAGTDRLGAVLLQFPPWFAHGEAAKRRIVELAGRCRPHRVAVELRHHSWFAEPTVLDTLDLLRDQDLTYVCVDMPQGFVSSVPPVLTVTAGLAMVRFHGHSTAWESGDKQERFRYAYAEEELARWAELLTELAGQADELHVLMNNCCGDQAQRDAARLADLLGVPAGWVDCRGPLLGRKR; this comes from the coding sequence ATGGGTGTGATCAGGGTGGGTACGTCGTCCTGGGCCGACCAGATGCTGCTGCGCTCCGGCTGGTACCCCCGTACGGCCCGGACCCCCGCGGCCCGGCTCGGCCATTACGCCGGACAGTTCGGTCTGGTCGAGGTGGACACCTCCTACTACGCGGTGCCGACGCCGGAGACCGCCGAGGGTTGGGCGGCGGCCACCCCGGACGGGTTCATTTTCGACGTCAAGGCGTTCAGCCTGTTCACCGGGCACCCGACACCGGTTTCCGTGCTGCCCCGGGACCTGCGTCCGGCCGGTACGCGCCGCCGGGTCCAGCGCCGTGACCTGTCCGACGAGGCGTACGACGAGCTGTGGGGGCGGTTCCACGCGGCGTTGGCCCCGCTCGCCGGGACCGACCGGCTGGGCGCGGTGCTGTTGCAGTTCCCGCCGTGGTTCGCCCACGGCGAGGCGGCGAAACGGCGGATCGTGGAACTCGCCGGCCGGTGCCGCCCGCACCGGGTCGCCGTCGAGTTGCGCCACCACTCCTGGTTCGCCGAGCCGACCGTGCTGGACACCCTCGACCTGCTCCGCGACCAGGACCTGACCTACGTCTGCGTCGACATGCCCCAGGGGTTCGTCTCGTCGGTGCCGCCCGTCCTGACCGTCACCGCCGGGTTGGCGATGGTGCGGTTCCACGGGCACAGCACCGCGTGGGAGAGCGGCGACAAGCAGGAGCGGTTCCGCTACGCGTACGCCGAGGAGGAACTCGCCCGCTGGGCGGAACTGCTGACCGAGTTGGCCGGGCAGGCCGACGAGCTACACGTGCTGATGAACAACTGTTGTGGCGACCAGGCCCAGCGGGACGCCGCCCGGCTGGCCGACCTGCTGGGCGTGCCGGCCGGCTGGGTTGACTGCAGGGGACCCCTGCTCGGCAGAAAGCGGTAA